A window of the Streptomyces albireticuli genome harbors these coding sequences:
- a CDS encoding esterase/lipase family protein translates to MVHSILHLDIDPPGANDWNCRPGAAHPRPVVLVHGTYENRYNNWARMSPELKAQGYCVYALDYGDTDDAGVALAPTVKGYGDIKKSSKELAAFVDKVLAASGSGQVDLVGHSQGGTLSRWYLKADGGANPTDSSKNKVKKIVQLGATNHGTTLSGIETLADKLHMLGLGEKPLGKAGIQQYEKSDFIKELNADGDTVPGIDYTVVGTKYDEITTPWQSTFMTAGPGATVQNITLQEGCVVDFSAHLSMSYSPRAIGLVKRALDPSAPAAPCVPRAPAF, encoded by the coding sequence ATGGTCCATTCCATCCTCCACCTCGACATCGATCCGCCGGGCGCCAATGACTGGAACTGCCGTCCCGGCGCCGCCCACCCGCGTCCGGTCGTCCTGGTGCACGGGACCTACGAGAACCGCTACAACAACTGGGCCCGGATGTCCCCCGAGTTGAAGGCCCAGGGCTACTGCGTCTACGCCCTCGACTACGGCGACACCGACGACGCCGGAGTGGCTCTCGCTCCCACCGTCAAGGGTTACGGAGACATCAAGAAGTCCTCCAAGGAGCTGGCCGCCTTCGTGGACAAGGTGCTCGCCGCCAGCGGCTCCGGCCAGGTGGACCTTGTCGGCCACTCCCAGGGCGGGACCCTGTCCCGCTGGTATCTCAAGGCCGACGGAGGCGCGAACCCGACCGACTCCTCGAAGAACAAGGTCAAGAAGATCGTCCAGCTCGGCGCGACCAACCACGGCACCACCCTGAGCGGCATCGAGACTCTCGCCGACAAGCTCCACATGCTGGGCCTCGGGGAGAAGCCCTTGGGGAAGGCGGGCATCCAGCAGTACGAGAAATCCGACTTCATCAAGGAGCTCAACGCCGACGGGGACACCGTTCCGGGGATCGACTACACCGTGGTCGGCACGAAGTACGACGAGATCACCACCCCCTGGCAGAGCACGTTCATGACGGCGGGCCCCGGAGCGACGGTGCAGAACATCACCTTGCAGGAGGGCTGCGTCGTCGACTTCTCCGCCCATCTGAGCATGTCGTACAGCCCGCGTGCGATCGGATTGGTCAAGCGGGCCCTGGACCCCTCAGCCCCGGCGGCTCCCTGTGTGCCGAGGGCGCCCGCCTTCTGA
- a CDS encoding TauD/TfdA family dioxygenase, producing MDTPVAVAGPSVWQGATLKERDWLIPVPRPLPGGATGDAPPGQKGADPAARAAQYLNRGPGLAVVRGLGLDTLTDEECVAVCGRFMAPLGDVRPVNPDHPGDNLVTAAAAAPAPPARAHHPGEDLALHTDRAKFPGPPRLLGMLCIRPARHGGESVLVSGHAVHNALLRSRPDVLPDLYQDFHFGRGPDFEHIYPVFRRSAGSLHVQYNRYWITRGHREHGIPLSPAQVAALNAFDEVLADPRMALRVRLRRGDLLLVDNTAVLHGRTSFADPPPPHAGRCLVRVWAD from the coding sequence ATGGACACACCGGTTGCGGTCGCGGGGCCCTCCGTGTGGCAGGGCGCGACGCTGAAGGAACGGGACTGGCTGATTCCGGTGCCTCGTCCACTGCCTGGGGGCGCCACGGGTGACGCGCCTCCGGGCCAGAAGGGTGCCGATCCCGCGGCCCGGGCCGCGCAGTACCTGAACCGCGGTCCCGGCCTGGCGGTGGTACGCGGCCTCGGTCTTGACACGTTGACCGATGAAGAGTGCGTCGCGGTGTGCGGGCGGTTCATGGCACCGCTGGGCGACGTGCGCCCTGTGAACCCGGACCACCCGGGTGACAACCTGGTGACGGCCGCGGCCGCCGCCCCCGCGCCCCCGGCACGCGCGCACCACCCCGGGGAAGACCTCGCCCTGCACACCGACCGGGCGAAATTCCCCGGACCTCCACGGCTGCTGGGCATGCTGTGCATCCGCCCGGCGCGACACGGCGGCGAATCGGTGCTGGTGAGCGGCCACGCCGTACACAACGCACTGCTCAGGTCCCGGCCGGATGTCCTTCCTGACCTCTACCAGGACTTCCACTTCGGCCGCGGGCCGGACTTCGAACACATCTACCCCGTCTTCCGGCGCAGCGCCGGCAGCCTGCACGTGCAGTACAACCGGTACTGGATCACCCGCGGCCACCGAGAGCACGGAATCCCGCTGTCCCCCGCTCAGGTTGCCGCTCTGAACGCCTTTGACGAGGTCCTGGCGGACCCTCGCATGGCCCTGCGCGTGCGGCTCCGCCGCGGTGACCTGCTGCTGGTGGACAACACGGCCGTCCTCCACGGCAGGACTTCGTTCGCCGACCCGCCCCCACCGCACGCCGGCCGCTGCCTGGTGCGGGTATGGGCCGACTGA
- a CDS encoding ATP-grasp domain-containing protein, which translates to MLYLLALPPTDSVTEGYLPAAARLGLDVTLLTDAPEAHRRAYEGRGGDAWPRIDIVPCEVRDFREVIARITALDRRPEAVFTNSDHLQVQAALAAEWFGLPGKEWRAALLTKNKAQMRWALAEAGLETVWSAELTRPGDAEDVRPPFPCVVKPREGVASEDAELVEDRAELLRHCRDVWARRPGLPLVAEEYLPGPLHTLETLGDGRALHILGSFHEVDVVPPHFVLRRADLLPAPPRTHVEQVVARLEALGVGFGACHTEFVVQGERVRVIEVNYRSAGDQADLGLAEALGIPLFEHVLGAHLGHLLPAGLGARRAGRLLRIETVHAQRAGTLTSAPGPVEWDRDGVRLVYRPQRRIGEEHPLHHSDRDHLGVIRATGPDQDRIGRVVAAFLAAHRWEIV; encoded by the coding sequence GTGCTGTATTTGCTGGCGCTGCCCCCGACCGACTCCGTCACCGAGGGTTACCTCCCGGCTGCCGCCCGGCTGGGGCTCGACGTCACGCTGCTCACCGACGCACCCGAAGCGCACCGGCGGGCCTACGAGGGGCGCGGCGGGGACGCGTGGCCCCGGATCGACATCGTCCCCTGCGAGGTACGCGACTTCCGCGAGGTGATCGCCCGCATCACGGCGCTCGACCGCCGGCCGGAGGCCGTGTTCACCAACAGTGACCACCTCCAGGTGCAAGCGGCGCTCGCCGCCGAGTGGTTCGGCCTGCCGGGCAAGGAATGGCGGGCCGCGCTGCTCACCAAGAACAAGGCGCAGATGCGGTGGGCCCTCGCCGAGGCGGGGCTGGAGACCGTATGGAGCGCGGAGCTGACCCGGCCCGGGGACGCGGAGGATGTCCGGCCGCCCTTCCCCTGTGTGGTCAAACCCCGCGAAGGGGTGGCCAGTGAGGACGCCGAGCTGGTCGAGGACCGCGCGGAACTGCTCCGCCACTGCCGGGACGTGTGGGCCCGGCGGCCCGGCCTGCCCCTGGTCGCCGAGGAGTACCTGCCGGGGCCGTTGCACACCCTGGAGACCCTGGGGGACGGACGCGCCCTGCACATCCTCGGTTCCTTCCATGAAGTGGATGTCGTGCCACCGCACTTCGTCCTGCGGCGCGCCGATCTGCTGCCCGCTCCGCCCCGGACGCACGTGGAGCAGGTCGTCGCACGGCTCGAGGCCCTCGGTGTCGGGTTCGGCGCCTGCCACACCGAGTTCGTGGTCCAAGGCGAGCGGGTCCGCGTGATCGAGGTCAACTACCGCTCCGCCGGCGACCAGGCCGACCTCGGTCTCGCCGAGGCGCTCGGCATCCCCTTGTTCGAGCACGTCCTCGGCGCCCATCTCGGCCACCTGCTCCCGGCCGGCCTCGGCGCACGGCGAGCGGGGCGGCTGCTCCGTATCGAGACCGTGCATGCCCAGCGCGCCGGAACCCTCACGTCCGCACCGGGGCCCGTGGAGTGGGACCGGGACGGGGTGCGGCTGGTCTACCGGCCGCAGCGCAGGATCGGCGAGGAGCACCCCCTTCACCACTCCGACCGCGACCACCTCGGCGTCATACGGGCCACCGGGCCCGACCAGGACCGGATCGGACGTGTCGTGGCGGCGTTCCTCGCCGCCCATCGCTGGGAGATCGTGTGA
- a CDS encoding IucA/IucC family protein yields the protein MTAEEDEILARALGALLREDPYDLRPGAVVERRPDGDWLVLPGADIPVRPDGFQCEIRVRPVPGLGAVLDRLREGVAERDLPGFDAFRTECDQAVTMARLQCRERPRVVARLAEEHGPVEEWTGVRGSLAFEALAAFRDHPVYPTGRVRHGLGERQLLAYAPEFRAVFGLRWLVLPRDALALGPRARLPRWWPAPASLGLARPGDGYLALPVHPLTAEGPLAEAVTAAGLGGSARLAETTWPAVVPTLSMRTVAVVDDPGVHIKLPLATSTLGLLNRRTIKPGVLPNGECGQRLVAEIAAREPRFADAVLLTDERTHLGAGHELLAALVRRYPSGLGDAHVVPVAALLATCPDGRTVVDVLAECHYGGSAAALLDAYLRLLLDWHTTLFSYGIALESHQQNTSIVLDGHGGLPRMRLLLKDNDGPRVHPARLAARLGEAAAAGLLGFADPRVLVTDDGPLADLFTTVPVHLCAAALAFELAERGRGPLDTWLGFLRDRLTEAVDRLPAGPAAVLRARVLKAPRLPVKAMVTAGTLFSKDRSGAVDINKYYVDGPNYLLPTDAKRPA from the coding sequence GTGACGGCGGAGGAGGACGAGATCCTCGCCCGGGCCCTCGGCGCCCTGCTGCGGGAAGACCCGTACGACCTGCGCCCCGGGGCAGTCGTCGAGCGACGGCCCGACGGCGACTGGCTCGTCCTTCCCGGGGCGGACATCCCCGTACGCCCCGACGGCTTCCAGTGCGAGATCCGGGTTCGCCCGGTCCCCGGCCTCGGCGCCGTACTGGACCGGCTGCGCGAGGGCGTGGCCGAGCGGGATCTGCCGGGTTTCGACGCCTTCCGTACCGAATGCGACCAGGCTGTGACCATGGCCCGGTTGCAGTGTCGGGAGCGGCCGCGAGTGGTCGCGAGGCTGGCCGAGGAGCACGGGCCCGTGGAGGAGTGGACGGGGGTGCGGGGTTCCCTCGCCTTCGAGGCGCTGGCCGCCTTCCGGGACCATCCGGTCTACCCCACCGGTCGGGTACGCCACGGTCTCGGCGAGCGCCAACTCCTCGCATACGCACCGGAATTCCGGGCGGTGTTCGGCCTGCGCTGGCTCGTTCTGCCGCGTGACGCGCTGGCCCTCGGACCGCGGGCCCGGCTGCCGCGCTGGTGGCCGGCCCCCGCCTCCCTCGGCCTGGCCCGGCCCGGCGACGGGTACCTCGCGCTGCCCGTCCACCCGCTCACCGCCGAGGGCCCCCTCGCCGAGGCCGTCACCGCCGCCGGCCTCGGCGGCAGCGCGCGGCTCGCCGAGACGACGTGGCCGGCCGTGGTCCCCACGCTGTCCATGCGGACCGTCGCTGTTGTCGACGACCCCGGCGTCCACATCAAACTTCCTCTGGCCACGTCCACCTTGGGACTGCTCAACCGGCGCACCATCAAACCAGGTGTCCTGCCCAACGGAGAGTGCGGGCAGCGGCTGGTGGCGGAGATCGCGGCCCGCGAGCCCCGCTTCGCCGACGCCGTGCTGCTCACCGATGAACGTACCCACCTCGGCGCCGGCCACGAACTGCTCGCCGCGCTCGTCCGCCGCTACCCGTCCGGGCTCGGCGACGCCCATGTGGTTCCGGTCGCCGCCCTGCTGGCCACCTGCCCCGACGGCCGTACCGTCGTCGACGTGCTCGCCGAATGCCACTACGGGGGCTCGGCGGCCGCGCTGCTCGACGCCTACCTCCGGCTGCTGCTGGACTGGCACACCACCCTCTTCTCCTACGGCATCGCGCTGGAATCGCACCAGCAGAACACCTCGATCGTCCTCGACGGCCACGGCGGCCTCCCCCGGATGCGGCTGCTGCTCAAGGACAACGACGGGCCACGCGTGCACCCTGCGCGCCTCGCCGCACGGCTCGGCGAGGCGGCAGCCGCCGGCCTGCTGGGCTTCGCCGACCCCCGGGTCCTCGTCACCGACGACGGCCCGCTGGCAGACCTGTTCACGACCGTGCCCGTTCATCTGTGTGCGGCCGCCCTTGCCTTCGAACTGGCCGAACGCGGCCGGGGCCCGTTGGACACCTGGCTGGGGTTCCTCCGGGACCGGCTCACCGAAGCCGTCGACCGGCTTCCCGCGGGACCGGCCGCGGTGCTGCGCGCCCGGGTGCTCAAGGCGCCCCGGCTGCCGGTCAAGGCGATGGTCACCGCCGGAACGCTGTTCAGCAAGGACCGCTCGGGCGCTGTGGACATCAACAAGTACTACGTCGACGGGCCCAACTACCTGCTCCCCACCGATGCGAAACGGCCGGCATGA
- a CDS encoding PP2C family protein-serine/threonine phosphatase: MPDPPHASAGPDTAVDENRLEELIVEAQTALPFELPDLANRCASALGLGTALIYLVDLQQQLLIPLDEALEPLPVDRSLAGWAYRTVTPRVADADDDVVVWMPLVDGAERLGVLAVRTPWLDGVRMRRSRMLAFLFAMLITSKRAYSDWLAARARTATMRLPTEMLRAFLPSHTIGSSRCVSTAVLEPAYDVAGDAFDHSVVKDVLHTMILDSMGHDLNSGLTTSVAMAAARNARRGGGDLADVVGSVDQALAQWLPDQFCTGVLCRLDALTGELRWVNCGHPPPLLIRDERVLGGVLDSPPQPPIGLAGQFAPSARQVHETTLEPGDCVLLYTDGVVEARDAEGAEFGLDRFTDFIIRSSAAGQRPAEVLRLLIHAVLDYQRNQLRDDATILLFEWRPQYW, from the coding sequence GTGCCGGACCCACCACACGCGTCCGCCGGCCCCGACACCGCCGTCGACGAGAACCGGCTGGAAGAGCTGATCGTCGAGGCGCAGACGGCCCTGCCGTTCGAACTGCCCGACCTGGCGAACCGGTGCGCCTCGGCCCTCGGCCTGGGCACCGCGCTGATCTACCTTGTCGACCTCCAGCAACAGCTGCTGATCCCGCTCGACGAGGCATTGGAGCCACTTCCGGTGGACCGTTCGCTGGCCGGCTGGGCGTACCGCACGGTCACTCCGCGAGTGGCCGACGCCGACGACGACGTGGTGGTCTGGATGCCCTTGGTCGACGGTGCGGAACGGCTGGGCGTGCTGGCGGTGCGCACCCCCTGGCTCGACGGGGTGCGGATGCGCCGCAGCCGGATGCTGGCCTTCCTGTTCGCCATGCTGATCACCTCCAAGCGCGCCTACAGCGACTGGCTCGCCGCCCGCGCCCGCACCGCGACCATGCGGCTGCCCACCGAGATGCTGCGGGCCTTCCTGCCGTCCCACACCATCGGCAGCAGCAGGTGCGTCTCGACCGCGGTCCTGGAGCCGGCGTACGACGTCGCCGGCGACGCCTTCGACCACTCGGTGGTCAAGGACGTGCTGCACACCATGATCCTCGACTCCATGGGGCACGATCTGAACTCCGGCCTGACCACGTCGGTCGCCATGGCGGCGGCGCGGAACGCCCGCCGCGGCGGTGGCGACCTGGCCGACGTCGTCGGCTCCGTGGACCAGGCGCTCGCCCAGTGGCTGCCCGACCAGTTCTGCACCGGCGTGCTGTGCCGGCTCGACGCGCTCACCGGGGAGCTGCGCTGGGTCAACTGCGGTCATCCCCCGCCGCTGCTGATCCGGGACGAGCGGGTGCTCGGCGGAGTGCTGGACAGCCCTCCGCAGCCGCCGATCGGCCTGGCCGGCCAATTCGCACCGTCGGCCCGGCAGGTCCACGAGACGACGCTGGAACCGGGCGACTGCGTCCTGCTCTACACCGACGGCGTCGTGGAAGCCCGCGACGCCGAGGGGGCGGAGTTCGGCCTTGACCGGTTCACCGACTTCATCATCCGCTCCTCCGCGGCCGGCCAGCGTCCGGCCGAAGTCCTGCGGCTGCTCATCCACGCCGTCCTCGACTACCAGCGCAACCAGCTGCGGGACGACGCGACCATCCTGCTCTTCGAATGGCGCCCGCAGTACTGGTAG
- a CDS encoding cytochrome P450 family protein, translated as MDAAALKDAARAKHRGPKPNGDLARPAPGTDEREGDLRAETEWLLLVAQACATATSCARPPPSLSPQESRPHTMSDPLSTPEFLRNPYPFYDELRAAAPVSKVVTGSGTRSGYLVTGYAEAKTAFTDPRLSKDTARFFAGRTSGRTLHPAVAHTMLATDPPEHTRLRRLVTKAFTTGAVARLRPYIQHTADDLLDALPRNGEADLVTGLAVPLPVTVICQMLGVPETDRSQVRTWSNDLFAAGQPQRIDAASHAVAGYMADLIEAKRRAPDDSLLHDLITVREEGEQLSEDELVSLAVLLLVAGHETTTNFIGNAALALLQHPTLLSNARSSPARIGGMLDELLRYDSPVGIATFRYSTEAIALGDTEIPAGVPVLISPAAANRDPARYPAPGCPDADRDARGHLAFGHGIHRCLGAPLALAEAEIALRALLTRFPGLRLAVPPGELQWRRTRLMRGLESLPVFTL; from the coding sequence ATGGATGCGGCCGCGCTCAAAGATGCCGCCAGAGCCAAGCACCGGGGTCCGAAACCGAACGGCGACCTCGCCCGGCCCGCACCCGGCACCGACGAACGAGAAGGCGACCTGCGAGCCGAGACAGAATGGCTGCTGCTCGTCGCCCAGGCATGCGCGACAGCGACGTCGTGCGCGCGACCACCACCGAGTCTGTCCCCACAAGAAAGCCGTCCCCACACCATGAGCGACCCGCTGTCGACCCCGGAGTTCCTCCGGAACCCCTACCCCTTCTACGACGAACTCCGGGCGGCAGCCCCGGTGAGCAAGGTGGTCACCGGCTCCGGAACCCGGTCCGGCTACCTCGTGACCGGCTACGCCGAAGCGAAGACAGCCTTCACCGACCCGCGCCTGTCCAAGGACACCGCCCGGTTCTTCGCAGGCCGTACCTCCGGCCGCACCCTGCACCCCGCGGTGGCCCACACCATGCTCGCCACCGACCCGCCCGAGCACACCCGGCTGCGCCGCTTGGTGACCAAAGCGTTCACCACCGGCGCGGTCGCCCGCCTGCGCCCGTACATCCAGCACACTGCCGACGACCTCCTCGACGCTCTCCCGAGGAATGGTGAGGCGGACCTTGTGACCGGTCTGGCCGTCCCGCTGCCGGTGACGGTGATCTGCCAGATGCTCGGCGTGCCCGAGACCGACCGATCCCAGGTGCGGACCTGGTCGAACGACCTCTTCGCCGCCGGGCAGCCCCAACGGATCGACGCGGCCTCCCACGCCGTGGCCGGCTACATGGCCGACCTCATCGAGGCCAAGCGCCGCGCCCCGGACGACAGCCTGCTGCACGACCTCATCACCGTCCGGGAGGAAGGCGAACAGCTCAGTGAGGACGAGTTGGTTTCCCTCGCCGTGCTGCTCCTCGTCGCCGGTCACGAAACCACCACGAACTTCATCGGCAACGCCGCCCTGGCGCTCCTCCAACACCCCACCCTCCTCAGCAACGCGAGAAGTAGCCCCGCCCGGATCGGCGGCATGCTGGATGAACTGCTGCGCTATGACTCACCGGTCGGAATCGCCACCTTCCGATACAGCACGGAAGCGATCGCACTCGGCGACACCGAAATCCCCGCCGGCGTCCCTGTGCTCATCTCGCCCGCAGCGGCGAATCGAGACCCCGCCCGGTATCCGGCTCCCGGCTGCCCCGACGCCGACCGCGACGCCAGAGGTCACCTGGCGTTCGGCCACGGAATCCACCGTTGCCTGGGAGCACCCCTTGCCCTGGCCGAGGCGGAGATCGCCCTCCGTGCACTTCTGACCCGGTTTCCCGGGCTCCGCCTCGCGGTCCCGCCCGGCGAACTCCAGTGGCGGCGTACGCGACTCATGCGGGGCCTGGAATCCTTGCCGGTGTTCACGCTGTAG